In Deinococcus sp. QL22, the following are encoded in one genomic region:
- a CDS encoding aldo/keto reductase, producing the protein MTNTASTNTTASADAAQSGTFQIGGDLSVNRLGFGAMRVTGQGIWGDPADPEGALETLRRLPDLGVNFIDTADSYGPAVSEELIRTALHPYDTVVIATKAGLTRTGPDQWIPVGRPEYLKQAAHLSRRRLGVERVDLWQLHRIDPKVPRDEQFDAIKQLMDEGVIRHAGLSEVSVEEIEAAQKVFPVSTVQNLYNLVTRQSEAVLDYCQSKNIGFIPWYPLAAGGLAREGSVLSEIAARLNASPSQVALAWVLKRSPVMLPIPGTSKVKHLEENVAAAHLTLTDEDFRALDDVGQQEWQAQQAKKEK; encoded by the coding sequence ATGACCAATACGGCTTCGACCAACACGACTGCTTCTGCCGACGCTGCCCAGAGCGGTACCTTCCAGATTGGCGGCGACCTGAGCGTCAACCGCCTTGGGTTTGGGGCCATGCGCGTGACCGGGCAAGGCATCTGGGGCGACCCCGCCGACCCCGAAGGCGCACTGGAAACCCTGCGCCGCCTGCCCGACCTCGGCGTGAATTTTATCGACACTGCCGACAGTTACGGCCCTGCTGTCAGCGAAGAATTGATTCGCACCGCGCTGCACCCCTACGACACGGTGGTCATCGCCACCAAAGCCGGCCTGACCCGTACTGGCCCCGACCAGTGGATTCCGGTGGGCCGTCCCGAATACCTGAAGCAGGCCGCGCACCTGTCTCGCCGCCGCTTGGGGGTAGAGCGCGTAGATTTGTGGCAACTGCACCGGATAGACCCTAAAGTGCCCCGTGACGAGCAATTTGACGCCATCAAGCAACTGATGGATGAAGGCGTGATCCGTCACGCGGGCCTGAGCGAAGTGAGCGTGGAAGAAATCGAGGCGGCCCAGAAGGTCTTCCCGGTGTCTACGGTGCAAAACCTCTACAACCTCGTGACGCGCCAGTCGGAAGCCGTGCTGGACTACTGCCAGAGCAAGAACATCGGTTTCATTCCTTGGTATCCGCTGGCCGCAGGTGGGCTGGCCCGTGAAGGCAGCGTGCTGAGCGAGATCGCCGCCCGCCTGAACGCCTCGCCGTCGCAGGTGGCGTTGGCCTGGGTGCTGAAACGCAGCCCGGTCATGTTGCCTATTCCCGGCACCAGTAAAGTCAAGCACCTGGAGGAAAACGTGGCCGCCGCCCACCTGACCCTGACGGACGAAGATTTCCGGGCTCTGGACGACGTAGGCCAGCAGGAATGGCAGGCGCAGCAGGCGAAGAAAGAGAAGTAG
- a CDS encoding nitroreductase family protein codes for MLARRTTNGPFLPGPVSREHQETLMRVAQAAPSHFNSQPWRFVLIENPHTIGEVARIAGESMTELIEAGVFFERYRRYFRFSTAEMEERRDGIHIDHLPGPLKPFTRQVFSDAGLKVMRQLGVPKKLGEDNRKLVQGSPLLLAALLDKGEYRPGELSGFYSIFGLGAAIENIWNAVGSLGIGIQFVSTPMEIPRQWAAVQGLLHVPEDLELMAVYRLGYLPPEQPRPTIDWSSRHRKRLSQYVFRETCDVPETDLPGSEK; via the coding sequence ATGCTGGCCCGCCGCACCACCAACGGCCCCTTCCTGCCCGGCCCGGTCAGCCGTGAACATCAGGAAACGCTGATGCGGGTGGCCCAGGCCGCGCCCAGTCATTTCAACTCTCAGCCCTGGCGCTTTGTGCTGATCGAGAACCCGCACACGATTGGCGAAGTGGCCCGGATCGCAGGCGAAAGCATGACCGAACTGATTGAAGCGGGCGTGTTTTTCGAGCGGTACCGCCGATATTTCCGCTTCAGCACCGCCGAGATGGAGGAGAGGCGCGACGGCATTCATATCGACCATCTGCCGGGGCCGCTGAAGCCCTTTACGCGGCAGGTATTCAGCGACGCGGGCCTGAAGGTGATGCGGCAATTGGGCGTGCCTAAAAAGCTGGGCGAGGACAACCGTAAATTGGTGCAGGGCAGCCCACTGCTGCTGGCCGCCCTGCTGGATAAGGGGGAATACCGCCCCGGCGAACTCAGCGGCTTCTACAGCATCTTCGGTCTAGGCGCGGCCATAGAAAACATCTGGAATGCGGTGGGCAGCCTCGGCATAGGCATTCAGTTTGTCAGCACACCGATGGAAATTCCGCGCCAGTGGGCCGCAGTGCAGGGGCTTTTGCATGTGCCCGAAGACCTTGAACTGATGGCCGTGTACCGCCTCGGCTACCTGCCCCCAGAACAGCCGCGCCCCACCATCGACTGGAGCAGCCGCCACCGCAAACGCCTGTCTCAGTACGTGTTCCGCGAAACCTGCGACGTGCCGGAAACCGACTTGCCCGGTTCCGAAAAGTAA